From a single Labrus bergylta chromosome 14, fLabBer1.1, whole genome shotgun sequence genomic region:
- the LOC109983555 gene encoding rap1 GTPase-activating protein 2 isoform X4 has product MPHDHCKQEQLTISNVPVTDCPPSPPRTAPPTMKSAHFFDMMDKMEQVPEAAEMKTIPQRQKDDYIPYPRIKEVLERGGRYPQVILPEFGGYWIEDPEAPPPPAPPPASLETEGTEREERKEEEEEEEARAVLRELEEEDRPPGDYGYRLEEISEAARAYRKRFLGREHLNFSCSASSQGNLLLSVRHEEEKEHESLHVIIRSRVKSVYHRLSLTEMPEIPSVPELAKLLCDEAAGLRFSPVLYPKASQLIVNYDEHEVNNTFKFGVIFQTFGQVSEEELFRNNEETPAFTEFLQLLGDTVELQDFKGFRGGLDVSHGQTGSQSVYTVHRHQEIMFHVSTKLPFTEGDTQQLQRKRHIGNDIVAVVFQEEATPFVPDMIASNFLHAFILVQVEEPCSDCTSYKVSVTAREDVPPFGPPLPNPAVFKKGPEFREFLLTKLINAEIACYKSDRFARLEERTRAALLDSLHDELQRRSQSMLGLTSGLEEEGRAENGHAHGGLLESLKRAMRGRSVSMETMSRGGAGLPTSLSGGGLAHFSAEYNVKSPVKRRSGLFPRLLSVDSQTEKHNLRSLLSEQRSFDCGCHATLEVRSELPSNPSSPEAGQRDRVHVKKESSKISRSTSSSCSFSLPADETHLLAQAVTVEGQNSSPLLVCRSPTELKNKNSPRSNLKFRFDKLSHSAAPGQ; this is encoded by the exons GACGACTACATTCCTTACCCGAGGATCAAGGAG GTGTTGGAGAGGGGGGGTCGATACCCTCAGGTCATCTTGCCGGAGTTCGGAGGTTACTGGATCGAGGATCCCGAGGCTCCTCCGCCTCCGGCACCTCCTCCCGCCTCCCTGGAGACTGAGGggacggagagagaggagaggaaagaggaagaggaggaagaggaagcgaGGGCGGTCCTGAGAGAACTAGAGGAGGAAGACAGACCCCCGGGGGATTATGGGTACCGGCTGGAGGAGATCAGCGAGGCTGCTAGGGCTTACAGGAAGCGCTTCTTAGGCAGG GAACATTTAAACTTCTCTTGCTCGGCCAGCAGTCAGGGGaacctcctgctgtctgtgaggcacgaggaggagaaggagcatGAGTCGCTCCACGTCATCATCAG GTCTCGGGTGAAAAGTGTCTACCACAGATTGTCCCTGACAGAGATGCCAGAGATCCCCAGTGTGCCCGAGCTCgcaaag CTGCTCTGTGATGAAGCTGCAGGTCTTCGTTTCAGTCCTGTCCTCTACCCCAAA gCGTCTCAGCTGATCGTAAACTATGACGAACACGAAGTCAACAACACCTTCAAGTTTGGAGTCATCTTCCAGACGTTTGGACAG GTATCTGAGGAGGAGCTGTTCAGGAACAACGAGGAAACGCCGGCGTTCACAGAGTTCCTGCAGCTGCTGGGAGACACGGTGGAGCTGCAGGACTTCAAGGG GTTTCGGGGCGGTCTGGATGTGTCTCACGGCCAGACGGGTTCTCAGTCGGTGTACACAGTCCACAGGCACCAGGAGATCATGTTCCACGTCTCCACCAAACTGCCCTTCACTGAGGGAGACACGCAGCAG ctccagagGAAGCGTCACATAGGAAACGACATCGTGGCGGTGGTGTTCCAGGAAGAGGCCACGCCCTTTGTCCCGGATATGATCGCATCCAACTTCCTGCATGCCTTCATCCTAGTGCAGGTGGAGGAGCCTTGCTCTGACTGCACGTCCTACAAG gtgtccGTCACAGCACGAGAAGATGTGCCTCCGTTTGGCCCACCGCTCCCAAACCCAGCGGTTTTTAAGAAG ggtCCAGAGTTCAGAGAGTTTCTTCTCACCAAACTCATCAACGCAGAAATCGCCTGCTATAAGAGCGACCGCTTCGCCAGACTGGAG gagcGTACCAGGGCCGCTCTACTGGACAGCCTCCATGATGAGCTGCAGAGACGCTcccaaagcatgctgggattgACATCAGGTCTGGAGGAGGAAGGGCGAGCTGAGAATGGACACGCCCACGGAGGTCTGCTCGAGTCCCTCAAG AGGGCGATGAGAGGGCGGAGCGTCTCCATGGAGACAATGTCGAGAGGCGGGGCAGGTCTTCCCACCAGCCTGAGTGGAGGGGGTCTTGCACACTTCAGTGCTGAG TATAACGTGAAGTCTCCTGTGAAGAGACGTTCAGGACTTTTCCCGCGTCTGCTGAGTGTCGACAGTCAGACCGAGAAACACAACCTGAGAAG TCTCCTTAGCGAGCAGAGGAGCTTCGACTGCGGCTGCCACGCCACCCTGGAGGTGAGGTCGGAGCTGCCGTCCAATCCCAGCTCTCCAGAGGCTGGACAACGGGACAG AGTCCACGTGAAGAAAGAGAGCAGTAAGATCTCCAGGTCGACGTCCAGCAGTTGCAGCTTCAGCTTACCTGCAGATGAAACACACCTG CTCGCCCAGGCTGTGACCGTAGAAGGTCAGAATTCAAGTCCGCTCCTAGTTTGTCGCAGCCCAACAG agctGAAGAATAAAAACTCTCCCAGATCCAACCTTAAGTTTCGCTTTGACAAGTTGAGCCACTCAGCAGCA CCCGGACAGTAA
- the LOC109983555 gene encoding rap1 GTPase-activating protein 2 isoform X3 has protein sequence MLRRKRSVSFGGFGWIDKSTVSALRARKQEQLTISNVPVTDCPPSPPRTAPPTMKSAHFFDMMDKMEDDYIPYPRIKEVLERGGRYPQVILPEFGGYWIEDPEAPPPPAPPPASLETEGTEREERKEEEEEEEARAVLRELEEEDRPPGDYGYRLEEISEAARAYRKRFLGREHLNFSCSASSQGNLLLSVRHEEEKEHESLHVIIRSRVKSVYHRLSLTEMPEIPSVPELAKLLCDEAAGLRFSPVLYPKASQLIVNYDEHEVNNTFKFGVIFQTFGQVSEEELFRNNEETPAFTEFLQLLGDTVELQDFKGFRGGLDVSHGQTGSQSVYTVHRHQEIMFHVSTKLPFTEGDTQQLQRKRHIGNDIVAVVFQEEATPFVPDMIASNFLHAFILVQVEEPCSDCTSYKVSVTAREDVPPFGPPLPNPAVFKKGPEFREFLLTKLINAEIACYKSDRFARLEERTRAALLDSLHDELQRRSQSMLGLTSGLEEEGRAENGHAHGGLLESLKRAMRGRSVSMETMSRGGAGLPTSLSGGGLAHFSAEYNVKSPVKRRSGLFPRLLSVDSQTEKHNLRSLLSEQRSFDCGCHATLEVRSELPSNPSSPEAGQRDRVHVKKESSKISRSTSSSCSFSLPADETHLLAQAVTVEGQNSSPLLVCRSPTELKNKNSPRSNLKFRFDKLSHSAAPGQ, from the exons GACGACTACATTCCTTACCCGAGGATCAAGGAG GTGTTGGAGAGGGGGGGTCGATACCCTCAGGTCATCTTGCCGGAGTTCGGAGGTTACTGGATCGAGGATCCCGAGGCTCCTCCGCCTCCGGCACCTCCTCCCGCCTCCCTGGAGACTGAGGggacggagagagaggagaggaaagaggaagaggaggaagaggaagcgaGGGCGGTCCTGAGAGAACTAGAGGAGGAAGACAGACCCCCGGGGGATTATGGGTACCGGCTGGAGGAGATCAGCGAGGCTGCTAGGGCTTACAGGAAGCGCTTCTTAGGCAGG GAACATTTAAACTTCTCTTGCTCGGCCAGCAGTCAGGGGaacctcctgctgtctgtgaggcacgaggaggagaaggagcatGAGTCGCTCCACGTCATCATCAG GTCTCGGGTGAAAAGTGTCTACCACAGATTGTCCCTGACAGAGATGCCAGAGATCCCCAGTGTGCCCGAGCTCgcaaag CTGCTCTGTGATGAAGCTGCAGGTCTTCGTTTCAGTCCTGTCCTCTACCCCAAA gCGTCTCAGCTGATCGTAAACTATGACGAACACGAAGTCAACAACACCTTCAAGTTTGGAGTCATCTTCCAGACGTTTGGACAG GTATCTGAGGAGGAGCTGTTCAGGAACAACGAGGAAACGCCGGCGTTCACAGAGTTCCTGCAGCTGCTGGGAGACACGGTGGAGCTGCAGGACTTCAAGGG GTTTCGGGGCGGTCTGGATGTGTCTCACGGCCAGACGGGTTCTCAGTCGGTGTACACAGTCCACAGGCACCAGGAGATCATGTTCCACGTCTCCACCAAACTGCCCTTCACTGAGGGAGACACGCAGCAG ctccagagGAAGCGTCACATAGGAAACGACATCGTGGCGGTGGTGTTCCAGGAAGAGGCCACGCCCTTTGTCCCGGATATGATCGCATCCAACTTCCTGCATGCCTTCATCCTAGTGCAGGTGGAGGAGCCTTGCTCTGACTGCACGTCCTACAAG gtgtccGTCACAGCACGAGAAGATGTGCCTCCGTTTGGCCCACCGCTCCCAAACCCAGCGGTTTTTAAGAAG ggtCCAGAGTTCAGAGAGTTTCTTCTCACCAAACTCATCAACGCAGAAATCGCCTGCTATAAGAGCGACCGCTTCGCCAGACTGGAG gagcGTACCAGGGCCGCTCTACTGGACAGCCTCCATGATGAGCTGCAGAGACGCTcccaaagcatgctgggattgACATCAGGTCTGGAGGAGGAAGGGCGAGCTGAGAATGGACACGCCCACGGAGGTCTGCTCGAGTCCCTCAAG AGGGCGATGAGAGGGCGGAGCGTCTCCATGGAGACAATGTCGAGAGGCGGGGCAGGTCTTCCCACCAGCCTGAGTGGAGGGGGTCTTGCACACTTCAGTGCTGAG TATAACGTGAAGTCTCCTGTGAAGAGACGTTCAGGACTTTTCCCGCGTCTGCTGAGTGTCGACAGTCAGACCGAGAAACACAACCTGAGAAG TCTCCTTAGCGAGCAGAGGAGCTTCGACTGCGGCTGCCACGCCACCCTGGAGGTGAGGTCGGAGCTGCCGTCCAATCCCAGCTCTCCAGAGGCTGGACAACGGGACAG AGTCCACGTGAAGAAAGAGAGCAGTAAGATCTCCAGGTCGACGTCCAGCAGTTGCAGCTTCAGCTTACCTGCAGATGAAACACACCTG CTCGCCCAGGCTGTGACCGTAGAAGGTCAGAATTCAAGTCCGCTCCTAGTTTGTCGCAGCCCAACAG agctGAAGAATAAAAACTCTCCCAGATCCAACCTTAAGTTTCGCTTTGACAAGTTGAGCCACTCAGCAGCA CCCGGACAGTAA